In Macaca thibetana thibetana isolate TM-01 chromosome Y, ASM2454274v1, whole genome shotgun sequence, one genomic interval encodes:
- the SRY gene encoding sex-determining region Y protein, whose product MQSYASAMLSVFNTDDYSPAAQQNIPALRRSSSFICAESCSSKYQCEAGENSKGSVQDRVKRPMNAFIVWSRDQRRKMALENPKMRNSEISKQLGYQWKMLTEADKWPFFQEAQKLQAMHREKYPNYKYRPRRKAKMLQNSCSLLPADPSSVPCREVYNNRLYRDDCTKATHSRMQHQLGHLPPINTASSPQQRDRYSHSTKL is encoded by the coding sequence ATGCAATCATATGCTTCTGCCATGTTAAGCGTATTTAACACTGATGATTACAGTCCAGCTGCGCAACAGAATATTCCTGCTCTCCGGAGAAGCTCTTCCTTCATTTGCGCTGAAAGCTGTAGCTCTAAGTATCAGTGTGAAGCAGGAGAAAACAGTAAAGGCAGCGTCCAGGATAGAGTGAAGCGACCCATGAACGCATTCATTGTGTGGTCTCGCGATCAGAGGCGCAAGATGGCTCTAGAGAATCCCAAAATGCGAAACTCAGAGATCAGCAAGCAGCTGGGATACCAGTGGAAAATGCTTACCGAAGCCGATAAATGGCCATTCTTCCAGGAGGCACAGAAACTACAGGCCATGCATAGAGAGAAATACCCGAATTATAAGTATCGACCTCGTCGGAAGGCGAAGATGCTGCAAAACAGTTGCAGTTTGCTTCCGGCAGATCCCTCTTCGGTACCCTGCAGAGAAGTGTACAACAACAGGTTGTACAGGGATGACTGTACCAAAGCCACGCACTCAAGAATGCAGCACCAGTTAGGCCACTTACCGCCCATCAACACAGCCAGCTCACCGCAGCAACGGGACCGCTACAGCCACTCGACAAAGCTGTAG